One Candidatus Methylomirabilota bacterium genomic window, GGGCTTCATGGAGGCGCATCCGATCCTCCTCGAGCCCATCATGAATATCGAAGTCACCGCTCCCTCCGACAACGCGGGCGATGTCATCGGCGATCTCAACGGCCGCCGCGGGCGCATCGTGGGCATGGAGCCGGATGGCGAGATCGTCTCCGTGCGGGCGCAGGCGCCCATGTCCGAGATGCTGACCTATGAATCCTCCCTTCGCTCCATGACGGGGGGGCGGGGCGCCTACTCCATGGAGTTCTCGCACTACGAGGAAGTGCCGACCCACCTCGCCGAGAAGGTCGTGGCCGCCGCCAAGGCCGAGAAAGAGAAGGCTCATTGAACTTCGAGCTGAATACCGGCCGGGGCCGAAGGCCCAGGTCGGTATGAGGCGAGTGCTGAGTGAATCCTAGCTTCGTCTCCCACATCGAGTGCACCGTCTGCGGCCGGCGTCACGAAGCCGGCCGCCTCCTCACCGTGTGCGAAGGCTGCGGCCAGATGCTGGCCGTCCGCTACGACCTGCCCAAAGTCGCCGCCTCGGTCACCAAGGACGATCTCCTCCGCCGTCCGCCGGGCATGTACCGATTCCGCGAGATGACCCCGCTCGACCCGGGCGAGGAGCCCATCACCTTGGGCGAGGGCGGTACCCCCTTCCTGCCGCTGCCACGCCTGGCTCGCCATCTGGGCATGCGGCACCTCTGGG contains:
- a CDS encoding threonine synthase (catalyzes the formation of L-threonine from O-phospho-L-homoserine) — protein: MNPSFVSHIECTVCGRRHEAGRLLTVCEGCGQMLAVRYDLPKVAASVTKDDLLRRPPGMYRFREMTPLDPGEEPITLGEGGTPFLPLPRLARHLGMRHLW